A genomic region of Candidatus Pseudomonas phytovorans contains the following coding sequences:
- a CDS encoding LysR family transcriptional regulator translates to MMSRRPDPLAQVSDFDIRLLKIYRSVVECGGFSAAENVLGIGRSAISQQMNDLEQRLGLRLCQRGRAGFSLTEEGREVYHSALQLLSALESFRTEVNGLHQHLRGELNIGLTDNLVTLPHMRITHALAELKDRGPDVRIQIRMVAPSQVEHGVLDGSLHVGVVPQTSPLSGLEYQPLYSERSLLYCAVGHPLFYADDQQIDDERLNSQEAITPTFRLPADIQAHYQALNCTASASDREGMAFLILTGRYIGYLPDHYATFWVQQGRLRALKPQQRFYDLSLSWVTRKGRRPNLVLESFLDSLAATR, encoded by the coding sequence CTGATGAGCCGACGCCCCGATCCACTCGCCCAAGTCAGCGATTTCGACATCCGCCTGCTGAAAATCTACCGCAGCGTCGTCGAGTGCGGTGGCTTCTCGGCCGCCGAGAACGTGCTGGGCATCGGCCGCTCGGCCATCAGCCAGCAAATGAACGACCTTGAGCAGCGCCTCGGCCTGCGCCTTTGCCAACGAGGACGCGCCGGTTTCTCGCTGACCGAGGAAGGCCGTGAGGTCTACCATTCGGCACTGCAACTGCTCAGCGCCCTGGAAAGCTTCCGCACCGAGGTGAACGGCCTGCACCAGCACTTGCGTGGCGAATTGAACATTGGCCTGACCGACAATCTGGTAACCCTGCCGCACATGCGCATCACCCATGCCTTGGCCGAACTGAAGGACCGCGGGCCCGATGTGCGTATCCAGATCCGCATGGTCGCCCCCAGCCAGGTGGAGCACGGTGTGCTCGACGGCAGCCTGCATGTCGGCGTGGTACCCCAGACCAGCCCGCTGTCGGGCCTTGAATATCAGCCGTTGTACAGCGAACGCTCGCTACTGTACTGCGCGGTTGGCCATCCACTGTTCTATGCCGATGACCAGCAGATCGACGACGAACGCCTCAACAGCCAGGAAGCCATTACCCCCACCTTCCGCCTGCCCGCCGACATCCAGGCCCATTACCAGGCGCTGAACTGCACGGCCAGTGCTTCGGACCGCGAAGGCATGGCGTTTCTCATCCTCACCGGGCGCTACATCGGCTACCTGCCCGACCACTACGCCACGTTCTGGGTGCAGCAAGGCCGCTTGCGCGCCCTCAAGCCGCAACAGCGCTTCTATGACCTGAGCCTGAGCTGGGTCACGCGCAAGGGCCGGCGACCGAATCTGGTGCTGGAAAGCTTCCTCGACAGCCTGGCTGCGACACGTTGA
- a CDS encoding CoA-acylating methylmalonate-semialdehyde dehydrogenase — MSIVQHLIHGELVSKGERTADVFNPSTGQAVRKVELASRATVQEAIDSAKAAFPAWRNTPPAKRAQVMFRFKQLLEQNEAKISQMISEEHGKTVEDAAGELKRGIENVEFACAAPEVLKGEYSRNVGPNIDAWSDFQPLGVVAGITPFNFPAMVPLWMYPLAIACGNAFILKPSERDPSSTLYIAQLLLEAGLPKGILNVVHGDKEAVDALIEAPEVKALSFVGSTPIAEYIYAEGTKRGKRVQALGGAKNHAVLMPDADLDNAVSALMGAAYGSCGERCMAISVAVCVGDQVADALIAKLEPQIKALKIGAGTSCGLDMGPLVTAAARDKVVGYIDDGVASGARLVVDGRGFRVAGNEDGYFVGGTLFDKVTPEMRIYKEEIFGPVLCIVRVNSLEQAMQLINDHEYGNGTCIFTRDGEAARLFCDEIEVGMVGVNVPLPVPVAYHSFGGWKRSLFGDLHAYGPDGVRFYTRRKAITQRWPQRASHEASQFAFPSL, encoded by the coding sequence ATGAGCATTGTTCAGCACCTGATCCATGGCGAGCTGGTTTCCAAAGGTGAGCGCACCGCCGATGTCTTCAATCCGTCCACTGGCCAGGCGGTACGCAAGGTCGAGCTGGCCAGTCGGGCTACCGTGCAGGAAGCGATCGACTCCGCCAAGGCGGCCTTCCCGGCCTGGCGCAACACCCCGCCGGCCAAGCGCGCCCAGGTGATGTTCCGCTTCAAGCAACTGCTGGAGCAGAACGAAGCCAAGATCTCGCAGATGATCAGCGAAGAGCATGGCAAGACCGTTGAAGACGCGGCCGGCGAACTGAAGCGCGGCATCGAGAACGTCGAGTTCGCCTGCGCAGCGCCAGAAGTGCTGAAGGGCGAGTACAGCCGTAACGTAGGCCCGAACATTGATGCCTGGTCCGACTTCCAGCCATTGGGCGTTGTTGCCGGTATCACTCCGTTCAACTTCCCGGCCATGGTGCCGCTGTGGATGTACCCGCTGGCCATCGCCTGCGGCAACGCTTTCATCCTCAAACCTTCCGAGCGTGACCCGAGCTCGACCCTTTACATTGCCCAGCTGCTGCTGGAAGCCGGCCTGCCGAAGGGCATCCTGAACGTAGTGCACGGTGACAAGGAAGCGGTGGATGCGCTGATCGAAGCGCCAGAAGTCAAAGCGCTGAGCTTCGTCGGTTCAACGCCGATCGCCGAGTACATCTATGCCGAAGGCACCAAGCGCGGCAAGCGCGTGCAAGCCCTGGGTGGCGCGAAGAACCACGCGGTGCTGATGCCCGATGCCGACCTGGACAACGCCGTCAGCGCGCTGATGGGCGCGGCCTATGGTTCGTGCGGCGAGCGTTGCATGGCGATTTCGGTGGCGGTATGCGTGGGCGACCAGGTTGCCGATGCATTGATTGCCAAGCTGGAACCGCAGATCAAGGCACTGAAGATTGGTGCCGGCACCTCGTGCGGCCTGGACATGGGCCCGCTGGTGACCGCCGCTGCGCGTGACAAGGTAGTGGGCTATATAGATGACGGTGTGGCTTCGGGTGCCAGGTTGGTGGTGGACGGCCGTGGGTTCCGGGTAGCCGGCAATGAAGATGGCTACTTCGTGGGCGGCACGCTGTTCGACAAAGTGACCCCCGAGATGCGTATCTATAAAGAAGAGATCTTTGGGCCGGTCCTGTGCATTGTGCGGGTGAATAGCCTGGAACAGGCCATGCAACTGATCAACGATCACGAATATGGCAACGGTACCTGCATTTTCACCCGTGACGGTGAAGCGGCGCGCCTGTTCTGTGACGAGATCGAAGTGGGCATGGTGGGTGTGAACGTGCCGCTGCCGGTACCGGTGGCTTACCACAGCTTTGGCGGCTGGAAGCGTTCGCTGTTTGGTGACCTGCATGCCTATGGGCCGGACGGGGTGCGCTTCTATACCCGTCGCAAGGCAATTACCCAGCGCTGGCCGCAGCGGGCTAGCCATGAAGCGTCGCAGTTTGCATTCCCTAGCCTCTAA
- a CDS encoding aspartate aminotransferase family protein encodes MNMPETATAGIASQLKLDAHWMPYTANRNFHRDPRLIVAAEGNYLVDDQGRKIFDALSGLWTCGAGHTRKEITDAVTRQLGTLDYSPAFQFGHPLSFQLAEKIADLVPGDLNHVFYTNSGSECADTALKMVRAYWRLKGQATKTKMIGRARGYHGVNIAGTSLGGVNGNRKMFGQLLDVDHLPHTVLPVNAFSKGMPEEGGIALADEMLKLIELHDASNIAAVIVEPLAGSAGVLPPPKGYLKRLREICTQHNILLIFDEVITGFGRMGAMTGAEAFGVTPDLMCIAKQVTNGAIPMGAVIASSEIYQTFMNQPTPEYAVEFPHGYTYSAHPVACAAGIAALDLLQKENLVQSAAELAPHFEKLLHGVKGTKNVVDIRNYGLAGAIQIAARDGDAIVRPYEVAMKLWKAGFYVRFGGDTLQFGPTFNTTPQELDRLFDAVGENLNLID; translated from the coding sequence ATGAACATGCCCGAAACCGCTACCGCCGGTATCGCCAGCCAGCTCAAGCTGGATGCCCACTGGATGCCTTACACCGCCAACCGTAACTTCCACCGCGACCCACGGTTGATCGTGGCGGCCGAAGGCAACTACCTGGTCGATGACCAGGGGCGCAAGATTTTCGACGCGCTGTCTGGCCTGTGGACCTGTGGCGCCGGGCACACCCGCAAGGAAATCACCGACGCGGTGACCCGCCAGCTGGGCACCCTGGACTACTCCCCGGCGTTCCAGTTCGGCCACCCGCTGTCCTTCCAGTTGGCGGAAAAGATTGCGGATCTGGTGCCTGGCGATCTGAACCACGTCTTCTACACCAACTCCGGGTCCGAGTGCGCCGATACCGCGCTGAAAATGGTGCGTGCCTACTGGCGCCTGAAAGGCCAGGCGACCAAGACCAAGATGATCGGCCGTGCCCGTGGCTACCATGGCGTGAACATCGCCGGTACCAGCCTGGGTGGCGTCAACGGTAACCGCAAGATGTTCGGCCAGTTGCTGGATGTCGACCACCTGCCTCACACCGTGCTGCCGGTGAACGCCTTCTCCAAGGGCATGCCGGAGGAGGGCGGTATTGCCCTCGCTGACGAAATGCTCAAGCTGATCGAGCTGCACGATGCCTCCAACATCGCTGCGGTGATCGTCGAGCCGCTGGCGGGTTCGGCCGGTGTACTGCCGCCGCCGAAGGGTTACCTGAAGCGCCTGCGTGAAATCTGCACCCAGCACAACATCCTGCTGATCTTCGACGAAGTCATCACCGGCTTCGGGCGCATGGGCGCGATGACCGGCGCTGAAGCCTTTGGCGTTACCCCGGACCTGATGTGCATTGCCAAGCAGGTAACCAACGGCGCCATTCCAATGGGCGCGGTGATTGCCAGCAGCGAGATCTACCAGACCTTCATGAACCAGCCGACGCCGGAATACGCTGTGGAGTTCCCGCACGGCTACACGTACTCGGCCCACCCTGTTGCCTGTGCCGCCGGTATCGCCGCGCTGGACTTGCTGCAGAAAGAAAACCTGGTGCAGTCTGCCGCCGAACTGGCGCCGCACTTCGAGAAGCTGCTGCACGGCGTGAAGGGCACCAAGAACGTCGTCGATATCCGTAACTACGGCCTGGCAGGCGCCATCCAGATCGCCGCCCGTGACGGTGATGCCATCGTCCGCCCGTACGAAGTGGCGATGAAACTGTGGAAGGCAGGCTTCTATGTACGCTTCGGCGGCGACACTCTGCAGTTCGGCCCAACGTTCAACACTACGCCGCAGGAGCTGGACCGCCTGTTCGACGCAGTCGGCGAAAACCTGAACCTGATCGACTGA
- a CDS encoding IMPACT family protein, translating to MPSTLLDLCEYREDIRKSRFITLAGPISSAAEAMSFIERHSDLAATHNCWAWKLGAQYRSNDDGEPGGTAGRPILAAIEAQDCDQVVVLVIRWYGGIQLGTGGLARAYGGGANKCLQQAPKRLLVHRSEFACSCSFSELALVKLRLAEVDGLVLDEQFTANGVDLLIALGDAHLAPLQQQLADLSRGRIMLEAR from the coding sequence ATGCCTTCTACCCTGCTCGACCTCTGCGAATATCGCGAGGACATCCGCAAAAGCCGCTTCATCACTCTCGCCGGGCCGATCAGCAGTGCCGCCGAAGCGATGAGTTTCATCGAGCGCCACAGCGACCTGGCCGCCACCCACAACTGCTGGGCCTGGAAACTCGGCGCGCAGTACCGTAGCAACGATGACGGCGAACCCGGTGGCACCGCAGGCCGGCCGATCCTGGCCGCCATCGAAGCGCAGGACTGCGACCAGGTCGTGGTGCTGGTGATCCGCTGGTACGGCGGCATCCAGCTGGGTACCGGTGGCCTGGCCAGGGCCTATGGGGGCGGCGCCAACAAGTGCCTGCAACAGGCGCCCAAGCGGCTGCTGGTGCACCGCAGCGAATTCGCCTGCAGTTGCAGTTTCAGCGAACTGGCACTGGTGAAGCTGCGCCTGGCGGAGGTTGACGGCCTGGTACTGGATGAACAGTTCACCGCCAATGGCGTGGACCTGTTGATTGCGCTCGGTGACGCCCACCTGGCGCCTCTGCAGCAGCAACTGGCCGATCTGAGCCGCGGGCGCATTATGCTCGAAGCGCGCTGA
- a CDS encoding TetR/AcrR family transcriptional regulator, which yields MTLEVPAHRLSTSGKPAGRIRQKNEQAIIQAAEDEFARHGFKGTSMNTIALKAQLPKANLHYYFTNKLGLYIAVLSNIIELWDSTFNALSVEDDPGEALSQYIRTKMEFSRRNPQASRIFAMEVISGGTCLTEYFSADYREWFRGRAAVFQAWIEAGKMDPVDPVHLIFLLWGSTQHYADFATQICQVTGRSRLTKQDMEDASNNLIHIILKGCGIKPAV from the coding sequence ATGACCCTAGAAGTCCCTGCGCACCGCCTCTCCACCTCGGGCAAGCCCGCGGGCCGCATCCGCCAGAAAAACGAACAGGCCATTATCCAGGCCGCCGAGGACGAGTTCGCCCGCCATGGTTTCAAGGGCACCAGCATGAACACCATTGCCCTCAAGGCGCAGTTGCCCAAGGCCAACCTGCATTACTACTTCACCAACAAGCTGGGCCTGTACATTGCCGTGCTCAGCAACATCATCGAGTTGTGGGACAGCACCTTCAACGCCTTGAGCGTCGAGGACGACCCGGGTGAAGCCCTGAGCCAGTACATCCGCACAAAGATGGAGTTCTCGCGCCGCAACCCACAGGCCTCGCGGATTTTCGCCATGGAAGTGATCAGCGGCGGCACCTGCCTGACCGAGTACTTCAGTGCCGACTACCGCGAGTGGTTTCGTGGCCGGGCTGCCGTGTTCCAGGCCTGGATCGAAGCCGGCAAGATGGACCCGGTCGACCCGGTGCACCTGATTTTCCTGCTCTGGGGCAGCACCCAGCATTACGCCGACTTCGCCACCCAGATCTGCCAGGTCACCGGCCGCAGCCGCTTGACCAAGCAGGACATGGAAGACGCGAGCAATAACCTTATCCACATCATTTTGAAGGGCTGCGGCATCAAGCCGGCTGTGTAA